One Ricinus communis isolate WT05 ecotype wild-type chromosome 7, ASM1957865v1, whole genome shotgun sequence genomic region harbors:
- the LOC8273482 gene encoding uncharacterized protein LOC8273482, producing the protein MVIFCWMDTKNRNKLCCCFDHRRRRRQQEQLHQCTQKQTYTTVLAEETSTPRNFSNMASTWWCSQISPIISFFVCFLLVLSLICPVYSSATGDNLPKNQTFRPQEELHKLKIIKERLKKINKPPVKTIQSPDGDLIDCVLSHQQPAFDHPKLKGQKPLEAPERPKGHNPKGMVSEDFQLWSISGETCPEGTVPIRRTKEEDMLRASSVRRFGRKLRRHVRRDTNSNGHEHAVGYVSGDQYYGAKASINVWAPRVSNQYEFSLSQMWVISGSFGDDLNTIEAGWQVSPELYGDNYPRFFTYWTTDAYQATGCYNLLCSGFVQTNNRIAIGAAISPTSSYSGGQFDISLLVWKDPKHGNWWLEFGNGVLVGYWPSFLFTHLRDHASMVQFGGEVVNSRPSGFHTSTQMGSGHFAGEGFGKASYFRNLQVVDWDNNLIPLSNLRVLADHPNCYDIQGGINRVWGNYFYYGGPGRNVRCP; encoded by the exons ATGGTGATTTTCTGTTGGATGGATACAAAAAATAGGAATAAATTGTGTTGCTGTTTTGAtcatagaagaagaagaagacaacAAGAACAACTACACCAATGTACACAAAAACAAACATATACTACAGTTTTGGCAGAAGAAACAAGTACACCAAGAAATTTCTCAAACATGGCTTCTACTTGGTGGTGTAGTCAGATCTCACCAatcatttcattttttgtatgctttcttcttgttctttccTTAATTTGTCCTGTTTATTCGTCGGCCACCGGTGATAATCTCCCAAAAAACCAAACTTTCCGGCCACAAGAAGAGTTGCACAAGTTAAAGATTATTAAAGAACGTCTcaagaagatcaacaagcctcctGTCAAGACAATTCAG AGTCCTGATGGAGATCTTATAGACTGTGTTTTGTCTCATCAGCAACCAGCTTTTGATCATCCAAAATTAAAAGGACAGAAACCATTG GAGGCACCAGAAAGACCAAAAGGGCATAATCCAAAAGGAATGGTATCTGAAGATTTTCAGTTATGGAGTATTTCTGGTGAGACATGTCCTGAAGGGACAGTTCCAATCAggagaacaaaagaagaagatatgTTAAGAGCCAGTTCTGTTAGAAGATTTGGAAGGAAATTAAGAAGACATGTTCGAAGAGATACTAACAGCAATGGCCATGAG CATGCAGTTGGGTATGTGAGTGGAGATCAGTATTATGGAGCAAAAGCAAGTATAAATGTGTGGGCACCAAGGGTTTCTAATCAATATGAATTCAGCTTATCACAAATGTGGGTCATTTCTGGTTCATTTGGTGATGATCTCAACACCATTGAAGCTGGTTGGCAG GTTAGCCCAGAACTATATGGGGACAACTATCCCAGGTTCTTTACATATTGGACA ACTGATGCTTATCAAGCAACAGGGTGCTACAATTTACTATGCTCAGGATTTGTCCAAACCAACAATAGAATTGCAATTGGAGCTGCCATTTCTCCAACATCTTCATACAGTGGAGGACAATTTGATATCAGCTTATTAGTTTGGAAg GATCCAAAGCATGGAAATTGGTGGCTAGAATTTGGAAATGGAGTTCTAGTTGGATATTGGCCATCATTTTTGTTCACTCACTTGAGGGATCATGCAAGTATGGTACAATTTGGTGGAGAAGTTGTTAATTCAAGGCCATCAGGATTTCACACTTCTACACAAATGGGAAGTGGACATTTTGCAGGAGAGGGTTTTGGAAAAGCATCATATTTCAGAAATTTACAAGTTGTTGATTGGGATAATAACTTAATTCCCTTATCAAATCTAAGAGTATTGGCTGATCATCCAAATTGCTACGATATACAAGGAGGAATTAACAGAGTCTGgggtaattatttttactatggAGGTCCAGGAAGAAATGTCAGATGTCCCTAA